The Plasmodium gaboni strain SY75 chromosome Unknown, whole genome shotgun sequence DNA segment GATAATCTATTCAATGAGTCAAAGGCATcaatacaaaaatatttagaTAATGATATTCTCGAACGTACTGATGGATATGGTTTTAAATACTTTGTATATGATGAAATGTGGaagttatatatttacaaattTTCTAAAGAAGTAGCAATTGAAGAAGTAGAATACACTAATAAGTTTTTTAGTTTAATTAAAGATAAACATAcatatgatgatatattaaaatttatttattcattcttagaaaattttaagactataataaatgaattacATAAAAAACATCATAAGGATCTCTTAGAAACTGTTGCCAAACATGTgaataa contains these protein-coding regions:
- a CDS encoding exported protein (PHISTa); amino-acid sequence: DNLFNESKASIQKYLDNDILERTDGYGFKYFVYDEMWKLYIYKFSKEVAIEEVEYTNKFFSLIKDKHTYDDILKFIYSFLENFKTIINELHKKHHKDLLETVAKHVNKKK